One Actinoplanes missouriensis 431 DNA segment encodes these proteins:
- a CDS encoding cytochrome P450, with protein sequence MADLDQTLAVALKGYAWLPDLRRRASGAPVRTRVMGQPAVGICGPAAAQFFYGAGNLERHTALPSLVVHTLFGAGAVHTLDGSAHRHRKALFSGLLLGEDGIDTLAKLAGEAFDGAAAGWRGGREISLFDETARIIAKAVTRWVGVPEEERELTALARDLVAMVDGFATVGPRFARALAARERQERILSKTIARVRAEAPTPEPISVIAHHTDDGVLLDPRTAAVELLNVIRPSTAVAWFVAFAAHALDRWPRHAARLRAGDDEFTTAFVHEVRRFYPFAPFLGGRAARDLHFQGEPIPSGTLVLLDVYGQNHDPDLWEDPYAFRPERFLGREIGDFDLIPQGGGDPRTGHRCPGEKITIALLGTLIQHLARLDYYLPPQDTTIDLSRIPAIPRSRIKLVVP encoded by the coding sequence ATGGCCGACCTCGATCAGACTCTCGCCGTCGCTCTCAAGGGGTACGCGTGGCTGCCCGATCTGCGCCGCCGTGCCTCCGGCGCGCCGGTGCGGACCCGTGTCATGGGACAGCCCGCCGTCGGCATCTGCGGTCCCGCCGCCGCCCAGTTCTTCTACGGCGCCGGCAACCTGGAACGGCACACGGCACTGCCGAGCCTGGTCGTGCACACGCTGTTCGGCGCGGGCGCGGTGCACACGCTGGACGGGTCGGCGCACCGGCACCGCAAGGCGCTCTTCTCCGGCCTGCTGCTCGGTGAGGACGGCATCGACACCCTGGCGAAGCTGGCCGGTGAGGCGTTCGACGGGGCCGCGGCCGGATGGCGGGGCGGCCGGGAGATCTCGCTCTTCGACGAGACGGCCCGGATCATCGCGAAGGCGGTGACGCGCTGGGTGGGCGTACCCGAAGAGGAGCGTGAGCTGACCGCCCTGGCCCGGGATCTCGTCGCCATGGTCGACGGATTCGCGACGGTGGGTCCGCGCTTCGCGCGGGCCTTGGCGGCACGCGAGCGGCAGGAGCGCATTCTTTCCAAGACAATTGCGAGGGTACGGGCGGAAGCTCCCACGCCGGAGCCGATCTCGGTGATCGCGCACCACACCGACGACGGTGTCCTGCTGGATCCTCGCACGGCAGCGGTCGAACTGCTCAACGTCATCCGTCCGTCGACGGCGGTGGCGTGGTTCGTCGCGTTCGCCGCCCACGCTCTGGACCGCTGGCCGCGGCACGCCGCCCGGCTGCGCGCCGGCGACGACGAGTTCACGACGGCGTTCGTGCACGAGGTGCGCCGCTTCTACCCGTTCGCGCCGTTCCTCGGCGGGCGTGCCGCCCGTGACCTCCACTTCCAGGGTGAGCCGATCCCGAGCGGGACGCTGGTGCTGCTCGACGTCTACGGCCAGAACCACGACCCGGACCTCTGGGAGGACCCGTACGCGTTCCGCCCGGAACGGTTCCTGGGCCGCGAGATCGGCGACTTCGACCTGATCCCGCAGGGCGGCGGCGACCCGCGCACCGGCCACCGCTGCCCCGGCGAGAAGATCACGATCGCCCTGCTGGGAACGCTGATCCAGCACCTGGCCCGGCTCGACTACTACTTGCCGCCGCAGGACACCACGATCGACCTCTCCCGAATCCCGGCGATTCCCCGCAGCCGTATCAAGCTCGTCGTCCCCTGA
- a CDS encoding M48 family metallopeptidase — protein sequence MSRGARSAAALAGFVLVAGAQLALVLLALGAVLWLLPSTVALRAGVPLSIATFGAAGYATWRALHTRRRLPAGVTVTRDRAPRLWDLVDAAAVAAGVPSPATLAVVADAGVTVGERTRLLGLVGGRRDLYLGLPLLQAWGPDRLSAAVTHELAHYSPRLSRWAPLAYRGRVAVGRVAPRISRRNPAGIALRAWAGLYRRIDTPFSREQELAADRIAAGHAGAEAVAAVLRDLPALAGMQRLFHAEYLGPGWQAGYVPDDVFGGLLRVLAARSAEMAVLRGQEPEPAGPWDTHPPLAERLASLAPPESSDAAKDSDAPGETVAPGETVAPGETDSPDQTDSPDETVERVPDLPQLGRALQDVAYPAGGRTIVTWDECLSIARTAEMEREAEAALATISRAVGAEISGPAQVLDLAADGRLRSAAETLFPGASPGAATDRIIDLLGLMMALAALRSGIVRWRHSWTGAAEVVGVDGAYLNLAELAQAAAEPETVPAVREYLEKIGVDLAAPAGDGGPARPVLGGLVNLTVDGSRTDLLITDLGLLLVPGLPRGRGPESKRRLARIAADGVPVTARPEPASTPEPGSRFLPFADVTGVTALPGRRKGWTIEVRDGDGVTLRPALDTDELLGGWKVWEETVTFLTGTRPVVPAARPPAEGVAEPGAVDARTGG from the coding sequence TTGAGCAGGGGTGCACGATCAGCGGCGGCGCTTGCCGGATTCGTACTGGTGGCCGGGGCGCAGCTCGCCCTCGTGCTGCTGGCGCTCGGCGCGGTGCTGTGGCTGCTGCCGAGCACCGTGGCGCTGCGGGCCGGGGTGCCGCTGAGCATCGCCACGTTCGGCGCCGCCGGGTACGCGACCTGGCGCGCCCTGCACACCCGCAGGCGGCTGCCGGCCGGGGTGACGGTGACCCGGGACCGCGCGCCCCGGCTCTGGGACCTGGTCGACGCCGCGGCCGTGGCCGCCGGCGTGCCGTCCCCGGCCACCCTGGCCGTGGTCGCCGACGCGGGTGTCACGGTCGGCGAACGGACCCGTCTGCTCGGGCTCGTCGGCGGCCGCCGCGACCTGTACCTGGGACTTCCGCTGCTCCAGGCCTGGGGCCCGGATCGGTTGAGCGCCGCGGTCACCCACGAGCTGGCGCACTACTCGCCCCGGCTCAGCCGGTGGGCGCCGCTCGCCTACCGCGGGCGGGTCGCCGTCGGCCGGGTGGCGCCCCGGATCTCGCGCCGCAATCCGGCCGGGATCGCGCTGCGGGCCTGGGCCGGGCTGTACCGGCGGATCGACACGCCGTTCAGCCGTGAGCAGGAGCTGGCCGCCGACCGGATCGCGGCCGGGCACGCCGGTGCGGAGGCCGTCGCCGCCGTGCTGCGCGATCTGCCCGCGCTCGCCGGGATGCAGCGGTTGTTCCACGCGGAGTATCTGGGGCCGGGCTGGCAGGCCGGATATGTGCCGGATGACGTCTTCGGCGGGCTGCTGCGGGTGCTTGCCGCGCGGTCGGCGGAGATGGCGGTGCTGCGCGGGCAGGAGCCGGAGCCGGCCGGTCCGTGGGACACCCATCCGCCGCTGGCGGAGCGGCTCGCGTCGCTGGCGCCTCCGGAATCCTCGGACGCTGCGAAGGATTCCGATGCTCCTGGTGAGACCGTTGCTCCTGGCGAGACCGTTGCTCCTGGCGAGACCGACTCTCCTGATCAGACCGACTCTCCTGATGAGACCGTGGAGCGGGTTCCGGATCTGCCGCAGCTCGGCCGGGCGTTGCAGGACGTCGCCTATCCAGCCGGTGGGCGCACCATCGTGACCTGGGACGAGTGTCTCAGCATCGCTCGAACCGCGGAGATGGAACGGGAGGCCGAGGCCGCGCTCGCCACCATCTCCCGCGCGGTGGGCGCCGAGATCAGCGGCCCGGCGCAGGTGCTCGACCTGGCCGCCGACGGCCGGCTGCGCTCGGCGGCGGAGACGCTGTTCCCCGGCGCATCGCCCGGCGCCGCCACCGACCGGATTATCGACCTGCTCGGGCTGATGATGGCGCTCGCGGCCCTGCGCAGCGGCATCGTGCGGTGGCGGCACAGCTGGACCGGCGCGGCCGAGGTGGTCGGTGTCGACGGCGCCTACCTCAACCTCGCCGAGTTGGCGCAGGCCGCGGCCGAACCGGAGACCGTCCCGGCGGTGCGTGAGTACCTGGAGAAGATCGGTGTCGACCTCGCGGCGCCGGCCGGGGACGGCGGGCCGGCCCGTCCGGTCCTCGGCGGGCTGGTCAATCTGACCGTGGACGGCTCGCGTACCGACCTGCTGATCACGGATCTCGGGTTGTTGCTGGTGCCGGGCCTGCCCCGGGGACGCGGGCCGGAGTCGAAACGGCGGCTGGCCCGGATCGCCGCGGACGGGGTGCCGGTCACGGCGCGACCCGAACCAGCCTCCACGCCGGAGCCGGGCAGCCGGTTCCTGCCGTTCGCCGACGTGACGGGGGTGACGGCGCTGCCCGGGCGCCGGAAGGGCTGGACGATCGAGGTGCGTGACGGCGACGGGGTGACGCTGCGCCCCGCCCTGGACACGGACGAGCTGCTCGGCGGCTGGAAAGTCTGGGAGGAGACGGTGACGTTCCTCACCGGGACGCGGCCGGTGGTGCCCGCCGCGCGGCCCCCGGCGGAGGGAGTCGCTGAACCGGGAGCGGTCGATGCCCGTACCGGAGGCTAG
- a CDS encoding sensor histidine kinase has product MRSRNWSIRSKITAMVAVPLAALLALWIFATVVTAGPALNLIEARDAVHKLGNPGLQLIAQLQRERHFSAIYVSAAKPTATDLNRERAATDEAATTFRRAVAEADLTESVRTRVDEMLALLDELPETRAGIDDRLIKDVLPVVRDFSAVIDAAFEVSATAAIFFHERVDREVRGLIDALKGLEHLSRVDAMLAGANAAGYIHAINRGILIEDIANSRYLLKSGVEDMPESARGDYSRVITSPAFVDLDIMQNSLIGDSYAGGPPPVSGESWQPTYDRTNAELSDFVLRSVDEVAEDAVPLAASVLLRLGIAGLLGLVAFVLSIFVAVRFGRSIVGRLIRLRREALEMASERLPAVVRRLQRGEAVDVEVETPPLEYGGDEIGQLGHAFNAVQRTAVQSAVDEANVRRGINEVFLNIARRSQTLLHRQLSLLDKMERRETEPQELEDLYRVDHLATRMRRHAEDLVILAGAAPGRGWRNPVPIIDVVRGAISEVEDYKRIDIRTITSSAVLGRAVGDVIHLLAELIENAASYSPPHARVQVVGQVLPNGYAIEIEDRGLGMAPEAIEETNRRLAEPPDFDPTDSARLGLFVVAQLANRHQIRVSLRASAYGGITAIVLLPGDLVTSVPGPALPIGPASGGLDTPLVGSGSEDPLRQSLASLQWQGTGELREVTVPGRRGAAEETPADAVTDPGGPAPSLIADELSAEGLVQRRRVRRKPNPPIEMPGESTGGIRAVPRNSGPSAPPPETPVVPAQRRPSAAETTDDDGLPKRVRQASLAPQLRQPAVEQESTAPARSPEQVRTLMSALQLGTNRGRVDAARTETAAAETERADDTVSFPTLVDVTAARDNAPSGTDAADGDRAYGTGENLRLEKDA; this is encoded by the coding sequence ATGAGAAGCCGCAACTGGTCGATCCGTTCGAAGATCACCGCGATGGTCGCGGTGCCGCTCGCGGCACTGCTCGCCCTCTGGATCTTCGCGACGGTGGTCACCGCCGGTCCGGCGCTCAATCTGATCGAGGCCCGCGACGCCGTGCACAAGCTCGGCAACCCGGGACTGCAACTGATCGCTCAGCTGCAGCGCGAGCGGCACTTCTCGGCGATCTACGTCTCCGCCGCCAAACCGACAGCCACCGATCTGAACCGCGAGCGGGCCGCGACCGACGAGGCGGCCACCACCTTCCGCCGGGCCGTCGCCGAGGCCGACCTCACCGAGTCGGTGCGGACCCGCGTCGACGAGATGCTCGCCCTGCTCGACGAGCTGCCGGAGACCCGCGCGGGCATCGACGACCGGCTGATCAAGGACGTCCTGCCGGTGGTGCGGGACTTCAGCGCGGTGATCGACGCCGCGTTCGAGGTCTCCGCCACCGCGGCCATCTTCTTCCACGAGCGGGTCGACCGCGAGGTCCGCGGGCTGATCGACGCGCTCAAAGGGCTGGAGCACCTGAGCCGGGTCGACGCGATGCTGGCCGGCGCGAACGCCGCGGGTTACATCCACGCGATCAACCGCGGCATCCTGATCGAGGACATCGCCAACTCGCGTTACCTGCTCAAGTCCGGTGTGGAGGACATGCCGGAGAGCGCGCGCGGCGACTACTCGCGGGTGATCACCAGCCCGGCCTTCGTCGACCTCGACATCATGCAGAACTCGCTCATCGGCGACAGCTACGCGGGCGGGCCGCCGCCGGTCAGCGGCGAGAGCTGGCAGCCGACGTACGACCGGACGAACGCCGAGCTCAGCGACTTCGTGCTGCGGTCGGTCGACGAGGTGGCCGAGGACGCCGTCCCGCTGGCCGCGAGCGTTCTGCTCCGGCTCGGCATCGCCGGCCTGCTCGGCCTGGTCGCGTTCGTGCTATCGATCTTCGTGGCGGTCCGGTTCGGCCGATCGATCGTGGGGCGCCTGATCCGGCTGCGGCGCGAGGCCCTCGAGATGGCGTCCGAGCGCCTGCCCGCGGTGGTCCGGCGGCTGCAGCGCGGCGAGGCCGTCGACGTCGAGGTGGAGACACCCCCGCTGGAGTACGGCGGTGACGAGATCGGTCAGCTCGGTCACGCGTTCAACGCGGTGCAGCGTACGGCCGTGCAGTCCGCGGTCGACGAGGCGAACGTCCGGCGCGGCATCAACGAGGTTTTCCTCAACATCGCCCGGCGCAGCCAGACCCTGCTGCACCGGCAGCTCTCGCTGCTGGACAAGATGGAGCGCCGGGAGACCGAGCCGCAGGAGCTGGAGGACCTCTACCGGGTCGACCACCTCGCCACCCGGATGCGGCGGCACGCCGAGGACCTGGTCATCCTGGCCGGCGCGGCGCCCGGGCGCGGCTGGCGCAACCCGGTGCCGATCATCGACGTGGTCCGCGGCGCGATCAGTGAGGTGGAGGACTACAAGCGGATCGACATCCGCACGATCACCTCGTCGGCGGTGCTCGGCCGGGCGGTCGGTGACGTGATCCACCTGCTCGCCGAGCTGATCGAGAACGCGGCGTCGTACTCGCCGCCGCACGCGCGCGTCCAGGTGGTCGGTCAGGTGCTGCCGAACGGCTACGCCATCGAGATCGAGGACCGCGGCCTCGGGATGGCCCCGGAGGCGATCGAGGAGACCAACCGCCGGCTCGCCGAGCCGCCGGACTTCGACCCCACCGACAGCGCCCGGCTCGGCCTGTTCGTGGTTGCTCAGCTGGCGAACCGGCACCAGATCCGGGTCTCGCTGCGGGCCTCCGCGTACGGTGGCATCACCGCGATCGTGCTGCTCCCCGGTGACCTGGTGACGAGCGTCCCCGGGCCGGCGCTGCCGATCGGACCCGCCTCCGGCGGGCTCGACACGCCGCTCGTCGGCTCCGGCAGCGAGGACCCGCTGCGGCAGTCGCTGGCGTCGCTGCAGTGGCAGGGCACCGGTGAGCTGCGCGAGGTGACCGTGCCGGGCCGTCGCGGGGCGGCCGAGGAGACGCCTGCCGACGCCGTCACGGATCCGGGTGGCCCGGCACCGAGCCTGATCGCCGATGAACTGAGCGCCGAGGGCCTGGTGCAGCGGCGCCGGGTCCGCCGCAAGCCGAACCCGCCGATCGAGATGCCGGGTGAGAGCACGGGCGGGATCCGGGCCGTACCCAGAAATTCCGGTCCTTCCGCGCCGCCGCCGGAAACGCCCGTCGTGCCGGCGCAACGCCGGCCCTCCGCGGCGGAGACCACGGACGACGACGGCCTGCCGAAACGGGTACGCCAGGCGAGTCTCGCCCCGCAGCTGCGCCAGCCGGCCGTGGAGCAGGAGTCCACCGCCCCGGCGCGCAGCCCGGAGCAGGTTCGCACGCTGATGAGCGCCCTGCAACTCGGCACCAACCGCGGCCGCGTCGACGCCGCTCGCACAGAAACGGCCGCGGCGGAGACCGAGCGCGCGGACGATACGGTCAGTTTCCCGACCCTCGTGGACGTCACGGCGGCCCGGGACAACGCACCATCCGGGACCGACGCGGCGGACGGCGACCGCGCGTACGGCACCGGAGAGAACCTCAGGCTGGAGAAGGACGCATAG
- a CDS encoding roadblock/LC7 domain-containing protein yields MVAQTKQSANLTWLLDDLVERVPTAQQAVVLSADGLMLGASAAMSREDAEHLSAMAAGFQSLAKGASRHFQAGQVRQTVVEMEEAFLFVTAAGQGACLAVLASADADLGLIAYEMAMLVTRVGQIMSAPERSVLAPSDAL; encoded by the coding sequence ATAGTGGCACAGACGAAGCAGAGCGCGAACCTCACCTGGCTCCTCGACGATCTCGTCGAACGGGTGCCAACCGCGCAGCAGGCCGTGGTGCTCTCGGCCGACGGGCTCATGCTCGGCGCCTCGGCGGCGATGAGCCGGGAGGACGCCGAACATCTCTCCGCCATGGCAGCCGGTTTCCAGAGCCTCGCCAAGGGCGCGAGCCGGCACTTCCAGGCGGGCCAGGTCCGGCAGACCGTGGTGGAGATGGAGGAGGCCTTCCTCTTCGTGACCGCTGCCGGTCAGGGCGCCTGTCTGGCCGTGCTGGCCTCCGCCGACGCCGACCTGGGCCTGATCGCCTACGAGATGGCGATGCTCGTCACCCGGGTGGGTCAGATCATGAGCGCGCCGGAGCGGTCGGTGCTCGCGCCGTCCGATGCCCTCTGA
- a CDS encoding DUF742 domain-containing protein — MPSEQPRVTHDWLDSDAGPVVRPYAMTGGRVAPSDGDFDLVAFVVATVPDLPIGPQLQPEHHAIVAAAWEPISVVELASQLDLSIGVVRVFLGDLRSAGLISLYEPPAATQPHDVDVLKAVVNGLRAL, encoded by the coding sequence ATGCCCTCTGAGCAGCCGCGTGTGACACACGACTGGCTGGACTCCGACGCGGGACCGGTGGTCCGGCCGTACGCGATGACCGGAGGCCGGGTCGCCCCCTCGGACGGCGACTTCGACCTGGTCGCGTTCGTGGTCGCCACCGTTCCCGATCTGCCGATCGGTCCACAGCTGCAACCCGAGCACCACGCCATCGTCGCGGCGGCGTGGGAGCCGATCTCGGTGGTGGAGCTGGCGTCCCAATTGGACCTCTCCATCGGCGTGGTCCGGGTCTTTCTCGGTGATCTACGCTCAGCGGGGCTCATCTCGCTGTACGAACCTCCGGCGGCCACACAGCCGCACGACGTCGACGTTCTCAAGGCGGTTGTCAATGGACTCCGTGCGCTCTGA
- a CDS encoding GTP-binding protein: MDSVRSDRNGGSSRIPVALKILIAGGFGAGKTTMVGSVSEIRPLQTEEVLTGAEGADDVSGVEGKTTTTVTMDFGRITITEDLQLYLFGTPGQDRFWFLWDELSQGALGAVVLADTRRLADCFPSIDYFEQRGTPFVVAVNCFDTQQRFAPEAVSRALDLDPGVPVVLFDARDQVAARNVLIELVEYVARRQLAAAGSR, from the coding sequence ATGGACTCCGTGCGCTCTGACCGCAACGGCGGCTCGTCGCGCATCCCGGTCGCGCTCAAGATCCTGATAGCCGGTGGTTTCGGCGCGGGCAAGACCACGATGGTGGGGTCGGTCAGCGAGATCCGGCCCCTGCAGACCGAAGAAGTGCTCACCGGGGCCGAGGGCGCCGACGACGTCTCGGGCGTGGAGGGCAAGACCACCACCACGGTGACCATGGACTTCGGCCGGATCACGATCACCGAGGACCTGCAGCTGTACCTCTTCGGCACGCCCGGGCAGGACCGTTTCTGGTTCCTCTGGGACGAGCTGTCGCAGGGTGCGCTGGGCGCCGTGGTGCTGGCCGACACCCGGCGGCTGGCCGACTGCTTCCCGTCGATCGACTACTTCGAGCAGCGGGGCACGCCGTTCGTGGTGGCGGTGAACTGTTTCGACACCCAGCAGCGCTTCGCGCCGGAAGCGGTGAGCCGGGCGCTCGACCTGGACCCGGGCGTCCCGGTCGTGCTCTTCGACGCCCGTGACCAGGTGGCCGCCCGCAACGTGCTGATCGAGCTGGTGGAGTACGTGGCGCGCCGCCAGCTGGCCGCCGCCGGAAGCCGCTGA
- a CDS encoding LacI family DNA-binding transcriptional regulator, protein MPRVTLQTIADRVGVSRMTVSNAFSRPDQLSPALRERILAAAQDLGYVGPDPTARALAKGTTGAVGILLTDSLRYAFTDLVAGGFLAAIAGELAPTGLAITLLTSAAAGDVVPARDVAIDGAVVYSCDPTSPAVSWLRRRNLPMVFVDQDQVDDVASVNIADRAGARAAAQHLIDLGHRRFAIAMNGENGRHGFITDPSTLIEGHASHQRRLGWSDVLEPAGVKPAFLRHPLEKTEDVRRDARVLLAAEDRPTAFLCFSDTTAVGVRQAAEDLRLRVPEDLSIVGFDDGPDAVRMQPALTTVRQDVVAKGQAAAAALTEAIRRSRGGPAGPVPHIMLPTELVIRDSSGPAPRTPV, encoded by the coding sequence ATGCCCAGGGTGACGCTGCAGACCATCGCCGACCGGGTCGGCGTGAGCCGGATGACGGTGTCCAACGCGTTCTCCCGCCCCGACCAGCTCTCCCCCGCCCTGCGTGAGCGGATCCTCGCCGCCGCGCAGGACCTCGGATACGTCGGTCCGGACCCGACCGCCCGCGCCCTCGCCAAGGGCACCACCGGCGCGGTCGGCATCCTGCTCACCGACTCGCTGCGCTACGCCTTCACCGACCTGGTCGCCGGTGGGTTCCTGGCCGCCATCGCCGGGGAGCTCGCGCCGACCGGGCTGGCGATCACGCTGCTCACGTCCGCGGCCGCCGGAGACGTCGTGCCCGCGCGCGACGTCGCGATCGACGGCGCGGTGGTCTACTCCTGCGACCCCACCTCGCCGGCCGTCTCCTGGCTGCGGCGGCGCAACCTGCCGATGGTCTTCGTCGACCAGGACCAGGTGGACGACGTGGCGAGCGTCAACATCGCCGACCGCGCGGGCGCCCGGGCCGCCGCCCAGCACCTCATCGACCTCGGTCACCGGCGATTCGCCATCGCGATGAACGGGGAGAACGGCCGGCACGGCTTCATCACCGACCCGTCCACGCTGATCGAGGGTCACGCCTCCCACCAGCGGCGGCTCGGCTGGTCCGACGTCCTGGAACCCGCGGGGGTCAAGCCCGCGTTCCTCCGTCACCCTCTGGAGAAGACCGAGGACGTACGCCGTGACGCCCGCGTCCTGCTCGCCGCGGAGGACCGGCCGACCGCGTTCCTGTGCTTCTCCGACACCACTGCGGTGGGCGTCCGCCAGGCCGCCGAGGACCTGCGCCTGCGAGTCCCGGAGGACCTGTCGATCGTCGGATTCGACGACGGGCCGGATGCCGTGCGGATGCAACCGGCGCTGACCACCGTGCGCCAGGACGTGGTGGCGAAGGGGCAGGCCGCCGCGGCCGCGCTGACCGAGGCGATCCGGCGTTCCCGGGGCGGCCCGGCCGGTCCGGTGCCGCACATCATGCTGCCGACCGAGCTGGTGATCCGGGACAGCAGCGGGCCGGCGCCGCGGACCCCCGTCTGA
- a CDS encoding lactonase family protein — MVSSAEYVFVGCYTGDKGGEGDGITLLRRDPATGDLTRLGLAARTPSPSFLAQHPTLPVLYAVNELDQGTITAFSVAPDCSLIPLGTQSTGGADPCHLAVTGDGRHLVVANYGGGSVAVFPLDADGVPAGRSDLLQLQGSGPNAERQSSPHAHQVVPDPNGADVLISDLGSDRVWRSRLDPVSGRLSLPDPAVEAKPGTGPRHLVRSTGGTVLLAGELTGDVSWYRPAGGPTLTPAGTVAASQSSGAVHPSEIAIRNDGRHVYVANRGPDTVSAFSWDGESLTLIAEVPAGGVWPRHMVLLGDHLYVANQRSHNVTVFRVDPDTGIPGSQGEPTGEPSPTCLLRWNPPMIRP, encoded by the coding sequence ATGGTCTCCAGCGCGGAATACGTCTTCGTCGGCTGCTACACCGGTGACAAGGGGGGTGAGGGCGACGGCATCACGCTGCTCCGCCGCGATCCGGCCACCGGTGATCTCACCCGGCTCGGGCTGGCGGCGCGCACCCCGTCGCCGTCCTTCCTCGCGCAGCACCCGACGCTGCCGGTCCTCTACGCGGTGAACGAGCTGGACCAGGGCACGATCACCGCGTTCTCGGTCGCGCCGGACTGCTCGCTGATCCCGCTCGGGACGCAGAGCACCGGCGGGGCCGACCCCTGTCACCTCGCGGTGACGGGTGACGGGCGGCACCTGGTGGTGGCGAACTACGGCGGCGGATCGGTCGCGGTCTTCCCGCTGGACGCCGACGGCGTCCCGGCCGGGCGCAGCGACCTGCTCCAGCTCCAGGGTTCCGGCCCGAACGCGGAGCGTCAGTCCTCGCCGCACGCGCACCAGGTGGTCCCGGACCCGAACGGCGCCGACGTGCTCATCTCCGACCTCGGCTCGGACCGGGTGTGGCGCTCACGGCTGGACCCGGTGTCCGGGCGCCTTTCGCTGCCCGACCCCGCGGTCGAGGCGAAACCCGGCACCGGCCCGCGTCACCTGGTGCGCTCGACCGGCGGCACGGTGCTGCTCGCCGGCGAGCTGACCGGCGACGTGAGCTGGTACCGGCCGGCGGGCGGACCGACCCTCACGCCGGCCGGCACGGTCGCCGCCAGCCAGTCGTCAGGCGCGGTCCACCCGTCGGAGATCGCCATTCGCAACGATGGCAGGCACGTCTATGTGGCTAACCGGGGACCGGACACCGTTTCGGCTTTCTCCTGGGACGGCGAGTCGCTCACCCTGATCGCCGAGGTGCCCGCCGGCGGGGTGTGGCCGAGGCACATGGTTCTGCTCGGGGATCACCTCTACGTAGCCAATCAGCGTTCACACAACGTGACCGTTTTTCGCGTCGACCCGGACACCGGAATTCCCGGGTCGCAAGGGGAGCCGACCGGAGAGCCCAGCCCCACCTGTCTTCTGCGCTGGAATCCTCCGATGATCAGGCCATAG